TGAGCCAAAATATGAACTGTGTTATGATGAACGTTGAAACATTTTGGTGAAACCAAAGTCAGATAAGATATTTACGCATTCCTACTTCGAAAGTGTAAATACACATTTTTAATTAAGTTACGAGTCATTAAACGTATAATTAAGTCCGATGAAAGCACTTTCGTATCGTTACTATAAATGATTAAACAGTAGAAGAGGGTTCTCGTATAATATCGCAGGTTTACTATTGTTTGTAAACAGATcagtacatacatacatatgtgtTCTATTTGATTCAAAAATATGATCacctattaaaaaaaatattttgcgaaatatatacgtacatattattaagttgtaatgttatatatttaGAAAGCACGCGTTTATAACAAGTGCTTTTTTTATAatcaaataatataataattgtgATAAGCTATTTTAAAAACAATAAAAGGATAAGATcaatatattaaaatttatataaatgttatttattatttaattaaataaaacacTATATGTACAATacttttatattaaatataattgataAAATGTATAGTTAAACAAACAGTATCAATTGAAGACAAATAAGAAGTAATGTAATATCACACAGCAACTATTATAGGTCACGTGTACATTTAATACTGGATtgttagaaataaaaatatttatcagTTCTTTAAAATCAAGCAGGAAGGACTGTTCTTATATGTACCTTCTGGATGTTCTTTTTATAGACAAAGTTTGACCTCCTTCTCTTCAGTCACCATTGCATTCAACTACCAGCTGCTTCTGAGTACAGATCATGCTACAATAAAATAGTTGAATTGAACATTAATCATGCCAGATaggtatattttttatttatatatatttaattatatattcaatattatatatacaagtatgtaatttctatatTCTGTTGTTTAATTATGAATACTTTCCATTTATAGATGAATTTTATGCTCCCTTGTATCTTTAAAGCCAAAATTAAGTTCTACAGATTATATTTCattctgaaaaatattttattatatacaaTATTTATCAAATTACATTTGGATTAGAGAAAAATTGTTGATATTAAAATTGTACATTAAATTGTTTTTTATACTGTTTGAGTAAATTTTATATGTTTTTAAATAAAGTTAAACATAAGTAAAATGTCATTTTGTTAGGAATAAAGTTTTGGTTGGCGTTGGAATAATATGGAGTATTACTCTTTGCTGTTTCATCATTAGTCGCAAACTTCCAGGATCTGTgacattattaaattttatTCCTGGTATTTTTTTTTGGTCAGTGTGCCTTTGTGTAATGAATTGTTAATTTCTATTCACGTAACTGTTTGTTAATTGTAGTATGTTACAAACATTACAACATAATTATGTTActaattaaataatattaaatatggtatttattcaATGATTGATTAATAACATCATTTTATTGCTTGGGTTTCTTATAATATTGTGTGTGCTTTTATTAATATTATCATGTCAATAATAGTTCttatttgtatatttttgttaccattaattttaataatatgtATTGTAATATAGGAATAAAAAAATGGACAATGATGAAGGAAAAAAATGTGATCTGAATGAAGGGAGTACATCCATGCCTGTAAGCCGTCATTCTGATTCTCATACTGAGGTTGTTGAAGAAAATGCAAAGGGGTAAATTATATGATTCATCTTTTAATTTACTTACTAGTGACTGATTTGTTTAATCTTGTATTAATAGCTTTTGTAATTAAACACATATTATACAGACAAAAAGCATCAGATTTTATGATAGGTGGATTAGTAGGAGCATCACCTCCCAAATTCGTTTCCCTTGAAGAAATTATAAAAGCCGCGAACGGCATGAAGAATATGGCACTAGCACATGAAATTGCAGTGGATAAAAATTTTCAATTACAAAAACTTGAACCTGACGATGGTACAGTTCACAGAAAAGTAAAAGAAATTATGCATAAAGCCTTTTGGAACTTGTTAGCAGAACAATTAGCTGAAGATCCTCCAAATTATACCCAAGCATTGGTTTTATTAAAGGAGATTAAAGaagtaatatatttatatagggATTTCATAAAACagtatataatttatatttaataaatttccttTTCCTGTAGACATTGGATGAATTAGTGTTACCACATCATGCGAAAATTCGCGAAAATTTAAATGAAGTACTTGATGTAGATTTAATTAAACAACAAGCAGAGAATGGTGTCTTGGATTTCCATCATTATGCACAATATGTGATTTCAATTATGAGTAAAGTTTGTGCACCAGTAAGAGATGAAAAAATTCAAGAacttagccaaaaaacagatgTTATTGAAGTATTCAAAGGCATAATGGAAGTATTGCAATTGATGCGACTTGACCTAGCAAACTTCACTATTACTATGATGAGACCAAATATAATTGCATCGAGTATTGAGTATGAAAAAGCAAAGTTCGCCGAGTTCTTAAAAGTTAATACAAACGGTCTGCAATTTACCGAAAAATGGTTGTTAAGGCATTTCGATTCAACAAAAGTTACAAGCAATTCATCTGACATTAATGCTGTACGTCAGCTCACACACTGTCTTTTAACCGATGCGTATCTCGATCTTTTAGAATGGGACTTCAATCCAGATGCAGAAGTACGTATATTAGTAGTATAGACTATATAATACATTTTCATACAAACTTCATCAATATGTTATACAAAAAGATTTATGGGATATCCTGTACAATCATATTTAAATTTCATCTATTAATAATAATGTACATTTGATTGTGCTCTGTTTTACAGACTTTAATGCTTGATCAGGGTAGATTATTGGAAATGCGCGATAAAACTAATAGATTAAGCATTATAGGTTCTGTAATATTGCTAGTGAACAACACAGTAGGTGCACCAATTCATGGAGTATCAAACTTTAAGAAGAATATTAAACAACATCTTAATGTGCTATTAGAATCTGTACATTCAAATAAGTATGTTTATAATAGTATGTCTATGTATAAGTAATAAACTCATATATTCAACTTTTATATAAATTACTGATAGGGATTTGGAAACTGTAATACCAAATATTGTATTGCAAGTGAAAATAGACTTAAAAGCAACATTAGAAGATATTGGTGCTGCTCCCATATCTCCAGAGATAGAAACATTATTAGAAGGGCaaataatggatcttatcaaTCCAGAACATAAAATCAGACATCTTATAAGTCAGTATTGCATATAATATCTATCAATTttaattttcctttttttttatttactttgCATATTACTCTAGATTTACGAATACGACAATTTTTGCAAAAGATTATATTATCTCAATCTGTGGCACCGCAACAAGTACCACCAGGATTATCATCGCTTCAAGAAGAATTAACAGCAATAGCTGCCCAATTTTTAATACTTATTTCTCATAATCGAAGCGTATTTGGAGAATATTATCAAGAAATAATTACTAATGCACTTATTAAAAAGGAAACTGAGAATAATAAAGATGCAGGTGGAGTTCATAGCATGGAGTtataaaaagaaggaaaaaatttTTAACCAAGCTTTGTAAGGGTAACATTTGTGTTCATAAAATGGCacattaattaaaaaataagtGATACGTATATATTAAAATAACAGTTCATTTGTGTTTTCATAATTTACGTGTTTTAACAAAAAGTAGAAAAATATAAACTAAGAGTATATAAATAACAATGTTGTATAGGAAATATTCTGATactaatataaattataattaatataattataacaATGAGAGTAAAAAGATACTTTTATGAGAGCAAAAAGAAACAGCAAAACTGTATGTTTATATAACTTACAAGTACTAATTGATTTGTATGCGTAGTTCTAATATTATGTAAACATTATTCCACATATTAAGTTAACTGTAACTTAATTTTCGCCTTCCAGTATTATGACTGGCTATAAtgtatttttgtatttggtgcTTTAATACGTTTTCTAAATGTGATTTTAAGCATTATAGTCGAACTAATATGTAACATATATTTGTACATAAATGCAAAAATTAAAACAATTtgtaattaaattttatttcacaTTTTAAAGTAAATGTAATTATTTCGAAATTCCTACAATTTATTTATCTCGTGACTTCATATATTTAAATAACTCTATTTTTTATGAAAATAatacaacatataatatgaatGAATTTTTCATATCAAATGACAAAAATTTCTACCCAAGATATAAACTTATAAGTACGATAATATGTATAATTTGTTTATACGATTTTAccgtataaaaaaaataaattatttatgaaAAAAATTATCCAACATAATATCCAACAAAATAATATCGAATAAATTCAAGTTAGTATTGCCAAATTAACTGACGCAATACCAAAATCGTAGTGCCTCGGAATAAATAAAGTTTAGTAATTTTATTAAAACTGAGATTTATACATGAACGAGCCTTAACTTATAAGACCATGATAGATTCAAAAGGATTAAAGAGGACCCAATAGTTGAAATAGAATCACAAATGTCACAGAGATTATGCGGCTTTGGTCAAACGAAAATATATGTATGCAATTCATTACTATGTACTTACTTGTAACATGTTGGAAAGATATCAGACTTTGGATTCTTGTAGGCATAGTCATGTTGGTATTTATTATCATGTAGTTTCTATTATATACAGTGGTCCTCAAATGCACGAACATGTTGCTTttttaaaaaatgtttaaatcCTGAAAATTTTGTATTAAGATTTATAAATGCAATCAAATTTTACTATATTGTAATACATAAAACATACCTGTAAATAAATGATGTGATCCTTTATTTGACGAGAATAAATTCTGAAGTATTTTTAATAGTTCGTCAAAATTACCTGTTTTTGTATAATCTTGTATCATTTTTGCAAATATTTTATAATCAGCTTCTGATAGAGAGCGTTTTACCTAAAGATGTATATTCCATAATTAaacattttaaatgtaattaaatAGAAGTCGTATTCATAAATGTATAGATATTATTATAGGATACCACAGTATATAATGATACAGATGGGTAACTTCCTACTTACTTCTTTCAAATATGCCTTTCCTAAAGCTTTTTTATCAGTATCACTATTAGTTTCTCCG
The window above is part of the Xylocopa sonorina isolate GNS202 chromosome 3, iyXylSono1_principal, whole genome shotgun sequence genome. Proteins encoded here:
- the LOC143422534 gene encoding T-complex protein 11-like protein 1 isoform X2, whose amino-acid sequence is MPDRNKKMDNDEGKKCDLNEGSTSMPVSRHSDSHTEVVEENAKGQKASDFMIGGLVGASPPKFVSLEEIIKAANGMKNMALAHEIAVDKNFQLQKLEPDDGTVHRKVKEIMHKAFWNLLAEQLAEDPPNYTQALVLLKEIKETLDELVLPHHAKIRENLNEVLDVDLIKQQAENGVLDFHHYAQYVISIMSKVCAPVRDEKIQELSQKTDVIEVFKGIMEVLQLMRLDLANFTITMMRPNIIASSIEYEKAKFAEFLKVNTNGLQFTEKWLLRHFDSTKVTSNSSDINAVRQLTHCLLTDAYLDLLEWDFNPDAETLMLDQGRLLEMRDKTNRLSIIGSVILLVNNTVGAPIHGVSNFKKNIKQHLNVLLESVHSNKDLETVIPNIVLQVKIDLKATLEDIGAAPISPEIETLLEGQIMDLINPEHKIRHLINLRIRQFLQKIILSQSVAPQQVPPGLSSLQEELTAIAAQFLILISHNRSVFGEYYQEIITNALIKKETENNKDAGGVHSMEL
- the LOC143422534 gene encoding T-complex protein 11-like protein 1 isoform X1, translated to MPDRNKVLVGVGIIWSITLCCFIISRKLPGSVTLLNFIPGIFFWNKKMDNDEGKKCDLNEGSTSMPVSRHSDSHTEVVEENAKGQKASDFMIGGLVGASPPKFVSLEEIIKAANGMKNMALAHEIAVDKNFQLQKLEPDDGTVHRKVKEIMHKAFWNLLAEQLAEDPPNYTQALVLLKEIKETLDELVLPHHAKIRENLNEVLDVDLIKQQAENGVLDFHHYAQYVISIMSKVCAPVRDEKIQELSQKTDVIEVFKGIMEVLQLMRLDLANFTITMMRPNIIASSIEYEKAKFAEFLKVNTNGLQFTEKWLLRHFDSTKVTSNSSDINAVRQLTHCLLTDAYLDLLEWDFNPDAETLMLDQGRLLEMRDKTNRLSIIGSVILLVNNTVGAPIHGVSNFKKNIKQHLNVLLESVHSNKDLETVIPNIVLQVKIDLKATLEDIGAAPISPEIETLLEGQIMDLINPEHKIRHLINLRIRQFLQKIILSQSVAPQQVPPGLSSLQEELTAIAAQFLILISHNRSVFGEYYQEIITNALIKKETENNKDAGGVHSMEL
- the LOC143422534 gene encoding T-complex protein 11-like protein 1 isoform X3 encodes the protein MDNDEGKKCDLNEGSTSMPVSRHSDSHTEVVEENAKGQKASDFMIGGLVGASPPKFVSLEEIIKAANGMKNMALAHEIAVDKNFQLQKLEPDDGTVHRKVKEIMHKAFWNLLAEQLAEDPPNYTQALVLLKEIKETLDELVLPHHAKIRENLNEVLDVDLIKQQAENGVLDFHHYAQYVISIMSKVCAPVRDEKIQELSQKTDVIEVFKGIMEVLQLMRLDLANFTITMMRPNIIASSIEYEKAKFAEFLKVNTNGLQFTEKWLLRHFDSTKVTSNSSDINAVRQLTHCLLTDAYLDLLEWDFNPDAETLMLDQGRLLEMRDKTNRLSIIGSVILLVNNTVGAPIHGVSNFKKNIKQHLNVLLESVHSNKDLETVIPNIVLQVKIDLKATLEDIGAAPISPEIETLLEGQIMDLINPEHKIRHLINLRIRQFLQKIILSQSVAPQQVPPGLSSLQEELTAIAAQFLILISHNRSVFGEYYQEIITNALIKKETENNKDAGGVHSMEL